The genomic window TCAGACAAATAAAACGAGGTGGTACAGAAGCCGCTCCGTGGGAAAGGGACAATAATCTCACAAATGATCTGCTTTTGACAATTTTTTGGGGACTCCTATGACTTTACAGAGGTAAGGTTACTGTGACACTTTGTCGATGTGAACTAATAGACTGCAATGTTCATGTCCCTCACAGACTatgtgcaaaatgaaacttgCTTCAGGAATAGAAATAACTACAAAGTTCACACTTTGGTTAGTGACATATGTAGAAAGTCTCCGTTGGCTTTAAAGGCATAGTTGAAACCAGGAAATAACCAGAGGATGTTTAAATATTCTAAATGAACTGTACTATGACCACAGTGGTCAGATGTCAGTAACATTTGAAACTTATAATGTTCCTGTATATGGATGAGCTTGAACCTTGATATGTAGTTTAGACTAAAGCTACTAAGACTAAAGTATTTCATAAAATTTGCAATGATAGTTGTTATTTAATTTTCGTATTCAGTTGTAGATGTACGTAATCATGGAATTTGATTGTTGTTCTTCCAATATGAATAATCTTTACATAATATCAAGTAAGCGACTCTTTAGATGAGTTTCAATCATTTGTCAATCTTGTAAGGCTGGGTATCACACTGCCTCCGTCCTCTCAAATGCTAAAATATGGAGTTGCTGGACGGTGTCTCaacttgatgggtctcacatcTCATTATGTAACTTACTGTTGCATTGCTAGTTATATGTTGacaagtaagggtcaagatgctgtctgattggttgttcgaCGGATGATAGTTGGGTACAAAGGGAATTGTGGAGCATTGTTCTCTAGATTCTTGATCTCCGGAGGTCCTCCTCAACTGTGGCTTCTCCCACTCattctccttgctcacctcttactcactctctctctgtctctctgtctctctgtgtctctctctctctctctctgtctctctctctgatttacaataatcaaggTAGAGTTGGTAAGAGTTAAAACCTTCCTTTTGTAACATGTAACATGTGCTTGCAATGTTATTACCGGTAAATATCTATTTCTTTTAACTTTACTTTGACCAtttttgctctgatttaacccattgactcaaataactgtaatttcagcacatttggttaatgttaatacattgTTCAGTTTACCCCTATTCTTTTAAACCTAGGGGAATAGTtttgttgtttggccaatattaaacCCCCCTATAGTTGAATACAtttttctcctctgtcttctgTAAATCAAAATATGGTATTTAGCTACCTTACTGCACTCTGGTTATCACTGGTTAAGGTGATACTGTACCAGTATCTTCCTAAGTAATTATCAAATGTTATTATCTCTAAACCAATATCCAGCCCACCTCCACTTCCGTCTTAGACTAGCATCAATAGGGGATTTTTTTAATGTCTTATCCAGGGAGGTGACAGGTTCATGGTCTCAGTGGCATACTTACAATGCATTTTTTATGTATTCTCCACTTTGAAATACGCATTGGTTCTGCAGTTGGGAGTTTATACATGTCCATAGATCTTCCACTAAGAGAATCAGACCAGAGAGCAAGATTGGTAATTTAGTAATGACAAGGACATCTAAAATGACAAGAATTAGCTGCCTACATTCACAATAAAGATAGTAATGCACTTCCCTGTCACTTATGGTCAATAGCATGGAACACAGAGAAGTAGGAAGAAGTTTCTGGAGGAAAACTATGCGCTGAAGAGGGAAACACTTGCAACAAAGGGTGTCATTGACACGAACAGCAGGGCTATGCAAACTAAGCATTACTCAAACACTGATACCTGATCAggagctttttctctctcctactgtctctttctctctctctctctctctctctctctctctctctctctctctctctctctctctctctctctctctctctctctctctctctctctccctctctctgtctctctctctttctcctaatctctccccctctctcacccaccccctctatctcactcctactctctccccctctctcaccccccccctctctctctctctctctctcctaatctctcaccctctctcacccccctctctctctctccccctctctctctctctctcctaatctctccccctctctccccccccctctctctcacccccccctctctctccctctctctctccggaaaTAATTAAAGCTACAATAGCACAGTTGGACGAAGCTACTTCATCTCTAATACGTTAGAAACAGCTAAGCATTGTAAAAGACATAAACAGCCACAGCTCTACAacttgttacagtttttctcaattgctaagacacatttcttgaatgtgtactgtgttttctccaaactctaaacacacatcttcatacttacactgttttggccaaacccttggcttttgacccaaaatcaaacacagtagtcaaaaccatattatctgtcgtataaacctaactttgcattcaaaatacacacaaagccctcaaataaattctaccttctgaataccttttagacactgctgggaggaattaaAAAGCTTTTCAAGAACCATAGACTacaacgtgtccctgaattttagatatgttccacctcatgagtttgacacaatgtcataaaactcacaattactgcaattgtccttcttacaggctgtttattttctatttacattatacagcaattgcattttgagctattgttactgtagtggtcacagtatacaataatagtagtactgttagtcaacaacacaaatgtattactgtaaattgtaatttggggaacaaaggctaagaaaacaaggaaataaacaaataattgttgcctgggtaacagagcttgagtacagtactgttcattgtgggtcagcatcctatctctgaccagggtcaggccagagattttcctcaacttcacaggcaatgtttctctagccaaacagcagggaaaatgcccctgaatgcctgagccatccctgacaagactcaagagcaatgtccccacaagcttcttccatggcttggagaaggttattctatcccacttagtactgctagttcatgtacccttagtatagatagtccacatataaaaatgttaggtccctatatgtttattgtatgcaccttcctgccaaagcaaattccttgtctgtgcatacTTTCAGggtgaataaatcccattctgattctgattcatagggatttctgtcatagtgtggcacggatctcatttgagattgttgttcttcttcctcttcctctgcctcttcctctcccttgtccacctcctctcatttagacatttcttccttttcttctgatattagcattcatgatttcaaagtacagatcagcttaactttgtattcattccaaacccctgattgcttgttgagtatatttgcttgttactgcttacacatggataattggttgttaaggttgtttgaattgcgctgttttgggtttacttatcaaatggcagtgttttctgaatgacataatggtgataattgtgtcttaaactaagaggtgtgtttagacttttgcaaagaagtgtgaatgaacctgagaaatgtgtcaaaaagggtcaattgtgtgtaaagattgggatacatggtctttctgctgggatttggcaaaatggttttgtggggatggcttacacatacaatttttgtgtgttagcaatcgagaaaaattGTAATCCACATTGGGTGGAGGTGACAAATTGAGGTTATGCGGAACTGTATGAGTATCTTGTAGCCTGTACAGAGATATGATACTATCTAtgatactgtacagtagtattTATGGTATTTAATGTTATGCCCTTCAATTAAATATTCATGCTATTCAATTTGATCATTTCTCCAGCTACGAATACGTCTGGTTGAATCATGTCAGACATTCTCCTGGAGGAGATCTTCATAAAACGTTctcagcagaagaagaagacctCCCCTCTGAACTTCAAGGAGAGGTTGTTTGTTCTCACGCAGGACAAGATATCCTACTATGATTATGATGTTGACAAAATGGTAAGGCATAATTAACTGGTGATTGAATTAAGTATCAGTTCATTCTCTAATCATACATTTGGATTGACTAGGTCTTTTTTTGTAATCTCCCAGAAAAAGAAAGGTCTGAAGGGTTCAGTGGATCTTGAAAAGATCAAGTGTGTGGAAGTGGTCCAGCCCGAGCCCAACTCCCCTAAAGAGCGTCTCTATCCATTTCAGGTTAGCATGTGACTGAACAGTTCCTACTGAAAAGTCAAATGACCAAACAGCTACTGTAGCATGCATGGTTAACATGCTGGAAGTCAATATCAAAAGTAAAACTAACTCTGAGATTTCAAATTCAGTGCAGGTGTTGTGACTGCACAGTGACAACGCAGCCAATAATAAAGTGACACAGTATGAATGTAGTATTAATGAAAATATCGGAGAAAAGCACTGACGGCTTTTCAATTCAGATTCATATTCAACAATGAAAGGcctctttcttttcattttactacagataaTATATGATGAAGGACCCCTGTATATTTTTGCCAAAAATGAAGAGATTCAAAAAAAGTGGATTCACAAACTCAAACATGGTAAATATGATGAGTCACAAACTAAAGCTATTCAAACAAAAGAATGACCCTAAAGTACAATACATAATATTCACAAAGATGTTGTATAAGATATACCATACACAGTGGAGGCAATCTCCCTACTCTTCCATGTAAAATCTTCATAGGCAAATGCATGTGTTGATCCAATGTAAATGTCTTCCCACGTTGCGTGTGTGTCGGTTTTATGTTTTAAATGAAGTGGTGCGCATCAACAAGGACTTGATACAGAAGTTCCACCCCTGTTTCTGGGTAGACGGCATGTGGCAGTGCTGCCAACAGGAGGTCAAACAGGCCATGGGCTGCAGGGTGCTGGAGACCAAGAACAGAGGTAGGTGATGGGAGAGCTATCCATATCCTACCCATAGACATGCAAtggttgttttgtgtttgaCTGGCATCACTTTATCTGAGCAAAATCCTTTAGAATCATCTAACTTGATAttgacccttcctctctcccggaTAGGATTCGCTAAGGGGTCTCGAAGAGAATCCCGGAAACCTCTTCCCCCGACCCCTGAAGAAGTACCTATCCTTCTGTTGTCCTGCACTCACATACTCAAACTAACAGAGtaaccacacaacaacaacaaaaaacacttttGTATTCCAATTGGCTCCCTCATTCCACTGTCTCTCGCACTATTCTCCTGTTGCCCAGGAGAGAGCTACCAGAGCTCTACCTCCTCAGCCTCCTGAGGAGTCTGGCCCCTCTGTGGGCATGACGGTCATCGCCGAGTATGAGTACACACCTATGAACCCCCAGGACCTGGAGCTCAGGAGCGATGAGGAGTACACCATCTTAGAGATCGCTGATCAGCACTGGTGGAAGGCCAGAGATAAATATGGGTGAGAGAGTAACAATATGTGTCTTACAATGCAACAACACTGTCCTAAGAATAGATGCACAAGATCATGCGTGTATGAGTCTTCTAAGACAAACATATTTCACATTTAGTTAACTGTATTTGCACATGGATTTATCTGACCGTGAAAACTGTTTTTGTCTTTCCTTTTGCAGAAAGGAGGGATATATTCCAAGTAATTTTGTGGTGAAAGCCAGAAATGGACTGGAAGGGTTTGAGTGAGTGTGGTCATGTTAAActtcaaaacatttacatttattataatGGGTTTGTCTGAAGTCAGTCAGCTTTACATCGTTAAGATTCTGGCCTCCATGTGAGGTACCAAATTACCCTGCCACCCTCCCAAAAGATAAAGTAACATCCCTGAGGCAGCTGATACTGCCAAATGAGGAAGTAACAGTCATGTGATATCCTGTAAAACCCATTGCTGTGAGGTCAGTTATTCTTCCAGTTCTGATAATGCACATTTGACCTTTTTCTCTCAGCTGGTATTGTAAAAACATGAATCGCAGCCAAGCAGAGAAGCTACTGAAGACTGAGGTGAATAAATTAGAGCAATATACATATCTGATTTTCATCCTCTACTTGGCTAAAACAAACTTTCACCATCCTGTCATGCTGTGGTTTTTCACAGAACAAAGATGGAGGCTTTTTAGTGCGAGATTCAAGCAAGGCTGGAAAATACACAGTATCTCTATTAACCAAGGCTGGAGGGTAAGTTTGTTTGAGAGGCATGGCCGAGCCATGAGTGAAAAGCAAAAGAAGAACTTAATACTGCAAGCGGAAACCGTGGTCTGCAAAGGAAGAGAGATGTAAATGTTGTCCATGCAAAACCAGGGATCACTAGTACCCATCAGTATCAGTTAGATATTGCAATTTAGCTTTCGTGCTCAGATCTCAGATTTCAAAATAATCTGTCAGCTCTACTAATCTGCTCCAACCATTCTTTATTTCATAGGGATGCTGTAGCTAGCTGCAGACACTATAATATCTGTACTACCCCACAAGCACAGTACTACCTAGCAGAGAAGCACAATTTCAGCAGCATTCAAGAACTTATCAACTATCACCAGCACAATGCAGCAGGTACCACTGGCCATCCATCCAAAGTCCTTTCATACCATAACTGTACATGTATGTCACCTTGACAGATGCACAATGTCTTTACACCCTTCCCAAAACAGGCATGGTGAGCAGGCTCAAGTACATTGTTTCCAATCAGAAACAGAACGCCCCGTCAACAGCAGGCTTGGGCTATGGTACGTATGAGTCTTCGTTCTCACAGTAGGTTAACAGAACACcaaaaatcagaatcagaatccggtttattgccaagtaagtttgcacgtatgaggaatttgctttggtggGCTGGTGCACAACAATAAACATAGTAAGTTAAAATATAAAGAGAGATCAAAAAAGTACTGTAAGTAAAAGAGTGGACAGAATACAATAGAATGTAAAATGTGTACAATATGACTGTTGATAAAGAATACTATAAAATGTGTGCAATTTGACTGTTAAGGGAAGTCCGTGTTCAACAGGAAACATGTCATTGTCTGTTGTATCCTCCAGGTGTTTGGGAGATTGATCCCCGCCACCTGACTTTTATCAAAGAGCTGGGGAACGGCCAGTTTGGAGTGGTGAAGTATGGGAAATGGCAGGGTCAGCATGACGTGGCCATCAAGATGATTAAAGAGGGCTCCATGTCAGAGGATGACTTCATCGAAGAGGCCAAAGTCATGATGTAAGTGTGTGACAATTacaaaataatttatgaattcAGTGTCCATTATAGACAACAGACTTTCTAGACATGACCGTTATCTCTAAACAAGTCACGTAGTCTCACAATGTCATTCAGGATGAAATCACATTTGAAGTTGTCCCTTCTTGTTTTTGCTGGTACCAGGAAGCTCCGTCATGAGAACTTGGTTCAGCTGTATGGCGTCTGCACAAAACAAAGGCCCATTTACATAGTGACTGAGTTCCTCTCTAATGGCTGCCTGCTGTCATACCTGCGTGAAGGCCTGAAGCAGCACCCCACATCCATCCAGCTCCTGGAGATGTGTAAGGACGTGACTGAGGGCATGGCTTATCTAGAGAACCAGCAGTACCTCCACAGAGACTTGGTAAGAGAAAGGCAGATATTACACACTGTTATGATACAACACAATACAATGATAAATATAACAAGGTTttcacactattacactctaaaAGTGTGTGATGGCAGCATAGAATGCTGCATGTGATCCAAAATAACATCTGTACTTATATGGAACACTGTTTTTATCGATAGGCTGCCAGAAACTGTTTGGTAGATACAAATGGCACAGTTAAAGTGACAGACTTTGGACTATCAAGGTAATGCATGATATTGCTCTGAATAAAATCACACAACAGTAAGACACAATCAACATTCCTGCACTCAATCTAATGGGATGGATGCCTGACGTTTCAGGTATGTCTTAGATGATGAGTACACAAGCTCTGCCGGATCAAAATTCCCAGTCCGCTGGTCTCCTCCTGAAGTGCTGCTTTACTGTAAATTCAGCAGCAAGTCAGACATCTGGGCATTTGGTTAGAATATATTAAATCCACATACTTTGTGATCCTGATCTTATTTTCACCAGGTTTTCTTGGACTCACTCAGTGTTTTCTGGTTTAGGAGTTTTAATGTGGGAGGTCTACACTTTGGGCAGGATGCCTTATGAACGGCTAAACAACACAGAGATTGTGGAGCAGGTGTCTAGAGGCCTGCGTCTCTATCGCCCCCAGTTGGCCAATGACAGGGTGTACACTATCATGACAAGCTGTTGGATTGAGGTATTTGTATTTGTTGATAACATAAAAATTATCATGTCATCTTATACTGTCTTTTCTACTTCATCACCCCATCTATATCTCCTCTTGATTTATATTGTAGAAGGCTGAAGAGAGGCCCAACTTCGAGGAGCTTGTGGTGACTATTCAGGACTTGCTCTacgatctccaataaatcacaCGCAAACAGTTCACACCAATTGAGGAACACACTTCCTTATAGAAGTCCCTCTTCCGCTCTTGGCATCCAACTTCAAAGTCCCTGTGTGATCCCTACTTATGGAGAAGTCGAAAGAACTGCACGTTCAAAAGCAGGTTCAAATAACCACACTTTCTCTGAGGAAGCTATCTGGTTGAACATGGGAGAAATCTCAAGAACTTCAGTAATGTGAACACCTCTGTAGATATTGTGATTTGCAGGATTAAGCATGAAACTGTTAAATGCTGATAAGAGCATATTGAATACTGTCTGTTATGAGTAATGTAAATGAATTTAGTCACatctgttattattattattattataattacaatcaacattgttattattattataaatattaGTAGTAGTAATTTCATTCCATGTAGACCCAAccgaattaaataaaatgtgcCTTTTGTGTTACTTTCCAAATTAGTATGCTTGACGTCTATCATCTGATATTTAGATTTTTAAGAAACTCTGCATTTTAAATGTCTCTTACGAGAAAGACTACATTTCAGTAAATGACGATagaaaagtttttttaaatacaaaagATACCTACCTATGTGTTTTTCACTCACACCTACGTTCTTGCATTCTGTTTGGTATAAC from Osmerus mordax isolate fOsmMor3 chromosome 12, fOsmMor3.pri, whole genome shotgun sequence includes these protein-coding regions:
- the btk gene encoding tyrosine-protein kinase BTK, coding for MSDILLEEIFIKRSQQKKKTSPLNFKERLFVLTQDKISYYDYDVDKMKKKGLKGSVDLEKIKCVEVVQPEPNSPKERLYPFQIIYDEGPLYIFAKNEEIQKKWIHKLKHVVRINKDLIQKFHPCFWVDGMWQCCQQEVKQAMGCRVLETKNRGFAKGSRRESRKPLPPTPEEERATRALPPQPPEESGPSVGMTVIAEYEYTPMNPQDLELRSDEEYTILEIADQHWWKARDKYGKEGYIPSNFVVKARNGLEGFDWYCKNMNRSQAEKLLKTENKDGGFLVRDSSKAGKYTVSLLTKAGGDAVASCRHYNICTTPQAQYYLAEKHNFSSIQELINYHQHNAAGMVSRLKYIVSNQKQNAPSTAGLGYGVWEIDPRHLTFIKELGNGQFGVVKYGKWQGQHDVAIKMIKEGSMSEDDFIEEAKVMMKLRHENLVQLYGVCTKQRPIYIVTEFLSNGCLLSYLREGLKQHPTSIQLLEMCKDVTEGMAYLENQQYLHRDLAARNCLVDTNGTVKVTDFGLSRYVLDDEYTSSAGSKFPVRWSPPEVLLYCKFSSKSDIWAFGVLMWEVYTLGRMPYERLNNTEIVEQVSRGLRLYRPQLANDRVYTIMTSCWIEKAEERPNFEELVVTIQDLLYDLQ